A single Perognathus longimembris pacificus isolate PPM17 chromosome 17, ASM2315922v1, whole genome shotgun sequence DNA region contains:
- the Phf12 gene encoding LOW QUALITY PROTEIN: PHD finger protein 12 (The sequence of the model RefSeq protein was modified relative to this genomic sequence to represent the inferred CDS: deleted 1 base in 1 codon) has product MWEKMETKTIVYDLDTSGGLMEQIQALLAPPKTDEAEKRSRKPEKEPRRSGRATNHDSCDSCKEGGDLLCCDHCPAAFHLQCCNPPLSEEMLPPGEWMCHRCTVRRKKREQKKELGHVNGLVDKSGKRTTSPSSDTDLLDRSASKTELKAIAHARILERRASRPGTPTSNASTETPTSEQNDVDEDIIDVDEEPVAAEPDYVQPQLRRPFELLIAAAMERNPTQFQLPNELTCTTALPGSSKRRRKEETTGKNVKKTQHELDHNGLVPLPVKVCFTCNRSCRVAPLIQCDYCPLLFHMDCLEPPLTAMPLGRWMCPNHIEHVVLNQKNMTLSNRCQVFDRFQDTISQHVVKVDFLKRIHKKHPPNRRVLQSVKRRSLKVPDAIKSQYRFPPPLIAPAAIRDGELICNGIPEESQTHLLNSEHLATQAEQQEWLCSVVALQCSILKHLSAKQMPSHWDSEQTEKADIKPVIMTDSSIATSLQTADKAPTPSHYPLSCPSGISTQNSLSCSPPHQPSALEDISCSSCAEKSKRSPCGTANGPVNMEVKANGPHLYSSSTDTTDPRRLPGANTSLPGFSHRQGWPRPLTPPAAGGLQNHTVGIIVKTENATGPSSCPQRSLVSVPSLPPSIPSSCASIENTSTLQRKTVQSQIGPPLTDSRPLGSPPNATRVLTPPQAAGDSILATGANQRFCSPAPTSDGKVSPGTLSIGSALTVPSFPANSTAMVDLTNSLRAFMDVNGEIEINMLDEKLIKFLALQRIHQLFPSRVQASLGSVGTHPTASGGHHTEVQRKEVQARAVFYPLLGLGGAVNMCYRTLYIGTGADMDVCLTNYGHCNYVSGKHACIFYDENTKHYELLNYSEHGTTVDNVLYSCDFSEKTPPTPPSSIVAKVQSVIRRRRHQKQDEEPSEEAAVMSSQAQGPQRRPCNCKASSSSLIGGSGAGWEGTALLHHGSYIKLGCLQFVFSITEFATKQPKGDASLLQDGVLAEKLSLKPHQGPVLRSNSVP; this is encoded by the exons TAACCCTCCACTGAGTGAAGAGATGTTGCCTCCTGGGGAGTGGATGTGTCACCGGTGCACTGTTCGCCGAAAG AAACGAGAGCAGAAAAAGGAGCTGGGTCATGTTAATGGACTGGTGGACAAATCTGGCAAACGGACTACATCCCCCAGCAGTGACACTGACTTGTTGGACAGATCAGCTAGCAAAACTGAACTCAAGGCCATTGCCCATGCCCGGATCCTGGAAAGGAGAGCCAGCCGGCCTGGCACCCCCACATCCAATGCCAGCACCGAGACCCCCACCTCTGAGCAGAACGACGTTGATGAGGACATCATTGACGTGGATGAGGAGCCAGTAGCAGCAGAGCCGGACTATGTGCAGCCCCAGCTGAGGCGGCCTTTTGAGCTGCTGATTGCTGCCGCCATGGAGCGGAACCCCACACAATTTCAGTTGCCCAATGAACTGACTTGTACCACTGCACTACCAG GTTCTagcaagagaagaagaaaggaggaaaccaCAGGGAAAAATGTTAAGAAGACACAGCACGAGTTAGATCACAATGGTCTGGTTCCCTTACCGGTCAAAGTCTGCTTCACATGTAACAG GAGTTGCCGAGTGGCCCCTCTCATCCAGTGTGACTATTGCCCGCTCCTGTTTCACATGGACTGCCTCGAGCCACCGCTTACTGCCATGCCCCTGGGCAGATGGATGTGTCCAAATCACATTGAACATGTGGTG CTGAACCAGAAGAATATGACTCTGAGCAATCGGTGCCAGGTGTTTGATCGTTTCCAGGACACCATTTCGCAGCATGTTGTCAAAGTGGACTTCCTGAAACGAATCCACAAGAAGCATCCTCCTAACCGTCGTGTGCTCCAGTCGGTCAAAAGAAGAAGCTTGAAG GTTCCTGATGCTATAAAATCTCAGTATCGGTTTCCACCTCCTCTCATTGCACCTGCCGCCATTCGGGATGGGGAGCTGATCTGCAATGGGATCCCTGAGGAATCACAGACACACCTTTTGAACTCTGAGCACTTAGCCACCCAAGCAGAGCAGCAAGAG TGGCTCTGTAGTGTTGTTGCGCTCCAGTGCAGCATATTGAAACATTTATCTGCTAAGCAGATGCCTTCGCATTGGGACTCTGAACAGACAGAGAAGGCTGATATTAAGCCTGTTATTATGACTGACAGCTCAATCGCCACCTCCCTGCAAACCGCTGACAAGGCACCTACACCTTCCCACTACCCCTTGTCCTGCCCCTCAGGGATTAGCACCCAGAATTCCCTGAGCTGCTCTCCACCCCACCAGCCCTCAGCCCTAGAGGACATAAGCTGCAGTTCTtgtgcagaaaaatccaagagatccCCTTGTGGGACTGCCAACGGGCCAGTGAACATGGAGGTAAAAGCCAATGGCCCACACCTCTACAGCAGCTCCACTGATACCACGGACCCCCGGCGACTTCCAGGCGCTAACACCTCCCTACCAGGCTTCTCACACCGGCAAGGCTGGCCCCGGCCCCTCACACCACCAGCTGCTGGGGGGCTTCAGAACCACACCGTCGGCATTATTGTGAAGACAGAGAATGCCACTGGCCCCAGTTCTTGTCCCCAGAGGAGTTTGGTTTCTGTCCCAAGCCTACCCCCTTCCATTCCCAGCTCTTGTGCCAGCATCGAGAACACCAGCACTTTGCAAAGAAAGACTGTCCAATCACAGATAGGACCTCCGTTGACAGATTCAAGGCCTCTGGGCTCACCCCCAAATGCCACCCGGGTGCTTACTCCCCCCCAAGCAGCAGGAGACAGTATCTTGGCCACAGGAGCCAACCAACGATTCTGCTCACCAGCTCCAACATCAG ATGGCAAGGTCAGCCCCGGCACGTTATCCATAGGAAGCGCTTTAACCGTACCCTCTTTCCCAGCCAACTCTACTGCCATGGTGGACCTCACCAATTCACTTCGAGCATTTATGGATGTCAATGGAG AAATTGAGATAAATATGCTGGATGAGAAGCTGATCAAGTTTCTGGCCTTGCAGAGAATACATCAGCTTTTCCCCTCCCGGGTCCAAGCTTCACTGGGCAGTGTTGGGACGCATCCAACAGCTTCCGGAGGCCACCACACAGAAG TGCAAAGGAAGGAGGTACAGGCCCGAGCTGTGTTCTACCCCCTCTTAGGGTTGGGAGGAGCTGTGAACATGTGCTATCGAACCCTCTACATCGGGACAG GAGCTGACATGGATGTGTGCCTTACAAACTATGGTCACTGTAACTACGTGTCCGGGAAGCACGCCTGCATATTCTACGATGAG aatACCAAACATTATGAGCTGTTAAACTACAGTGAGCATGGGACAACGGTGGACAATGTGCTGTATTCATGTGACTTCTCTGAGAAGACCCCGCCAACCCCCCCAAGCAGTATTGTTGCCAAAGTGCAGAGTGTCATCA GGCGTCGCCGGCACCAGAAACAAGATGAAGAGCCAAGTGAGGAGGCAGCCGTGATGAGTTCCCAAGCCCAGGGACCCCAGCGAAGACCCTGCAATTGCAAAGCCAGCAGCTCGAGCTTGATTGGGGGCAGTGGGGCCGGC TGGGAGGGTACGGCCTTACTGCACCATGGCAGCTACATCAAGCTGGGATGCCTGCAGTTTGTCTTCAGCATCACTGAGTTTGCGACCAAACAGCCCAAAGGCGATGCCAGCCTGCTGCAGGATGGGGTCTTGGCTGAGAAGCTATCTCTCAAGCCCCACCAGGGCCCTGTACTGCGCTCCAACTCCGTTCCCTAG